In Providencia hangzhouensis, the DNA window GCACACCAACCTGCTTTTGCCGTCACTACCTGCTCACGCAGCATATAGTAGTCTTTTTCTAACTTACGAAGGCGCTTCTGTAAGTTATCCATTTCAGCTTCACATAATGTCAGCTGTTTTTCTAACTGGTTAATACGGCTACGATTTTCCATGACGCGCTGGTGCAGCTCATCACGTCGAATACGAGCGCGCTCTTGAGCATCAGGATCAGCTTTTACGCCGATCTCTTGCATCTCAACTTCGAGCTCTTTCAACATTTCTTGTTTGGTATCGAAAGAACTGCGTAACGAGGCGAGAACTTGATGGAATTGTGCACTTTGTGCTTGGTGCTGACGCAGCTGTTCGCGAGCGCGTGTACGCTCGGTTTCTGCCTGCTCTAAACGCTGACGTAATTTTTCATTCAAGTCCGCGTTTTCATTCACCATTCCTGTTGAGTCACTGTAACTAAAGTGAGCACGACGCTGAACAACCTCAACTAATGCAAAGGCTTGCTGTTTTGCATTTTGTTGGCTGTGTTTTGCTGACTCATAATCTTTGCGTAATTGTTCATGTTGTTCAGGATCACTGAGTAACACTGTCACAATCGGTTCTAACTTTTCTAACGCATGACCATGTTTATTCAGGAAATGTGCCGCTTCTTCTGCTTCCGTTAGTTCTTCGTTTATCTCTTCGACTCTGTCCGCCAATGTTTCATCGAGTAATAACCCCATTTGAGGTAATAAACGATTAAGAGCCGCAAGGCTTTCTTTGCCTTGTGCAAATTGTTGGCGTTGCTGCTGAGTTTGCTCTTCAAATTGTGCCAAAGCACGTTCAATTTCCGTGCGTTTCTGGTTAAGCGAACGAATTTCAGCTTCAGGATCATCTTCAAAGGCCACGGAAATATGTTGGCCTATAAACCGACTGAATGCTTGGTGCGAACGCTGAATTTTCTGCACATCAAATGACAGATTCGCATAACGCTCAGCAAGCTCATCACGTTCAGCAGTTAATGACTCTAAATGACTTTCACGAGCAGCACGACCAAACAAAGGCAATTCAGGATAACGAGAGTAACGCCATTGACGCTCAGACGAACGGACTAATACCGCATTTTCAAATTCCTGCGCATCAAAAACGCTGTCATCGAACGATTGAGGATCCCCCTCGATAAAATAAACATCGTCAGGGCAATCTTGTAATGTTTCGAGCTGGCTACGGACCACAGATAAGTCTTGAACCACAATACCATGACGAGCTGGGCCATATAACGCAGAAAAATAAGCCGCATCTTCGATGGTAATGTCATCATAAATTTCTGATAACAAAACACCATTAAAACGCTCAGCCAACGCTAACATGCGGCCATCTTCCGCACCACTTGGCTGACTTAACCGCTCAATTTGCTTTTCGAGATCTTTACGTTGCGCAGCAACTTCATCTCGTTCAACCGTTATTTCCCTTTCTTGTTCAAGGAGTTGCTGCATAAACTCAGTCACAGCGGTACTTGACTCAAACGTTTCATGGGATTGCTCATTAAGCTGCGTTAGCGCTTCTTGAGCCATAATCCATGCAGGGGCTTTAGATGAAAGTTGGCTAATACGCTGGCGAATTTGTTCCAGTTCTTGGCGCATTTGCATTCGTCTTTCGCCACTCTCATTCACACCAATACTGAGCTCTTCTTGTTGCGCTTCCAGCTCAGCCATCAGTGCATCAAGCTCATCTGGCTCATAGCTTTGGCCATGACGTTTACAGAATTCCGCCAATAAGCGTTCTGCATTTTGCTGGCTATTCAGACGTTGTTGCAATTCAGATAGCTGCATACGTAATGGTTGTACACGATCCGCTAAATGTTGTTGTGATGACCAATCACGTAATAATGTGCGCGCTTGTTGGTATGCATCACTGCGGCTAACTTCCCCTACCATATTTCTAACTAATTGATAGGCTTGCTCAAATTGGCTATGTGCGGCATCCGCCACACTCATTTTTTGCTCAAGCGCTAATAACGCTTGGGTAGCTTGTTGTTCACGCGCTTCGAAGGTATCTAGCCATTCATCTGCGTTATCAATGGATAATTCAGGAAGCTGGCACAATTCACGAGCACGCGTTAAGGCATGCAAGGCTTGCTGGTACTGAATGGCTCGTGTTTGTTGTACATCCAGTGCTTGTTGGTAGTCAGCTAATTGATTTTTTAATTCATCAACTTCAATTTCAGCAGCTTCAGCTCGTGCTTCATATTCTTCTTGAGTTTCAGTCGATTCAGCAACAACTTCACTTTGTTCTTCAAGACGATAAGTCAGTTCTTCGATATCTGCTTGATAGCGATCGATTTTTTCTTGTTGACGCAGCGCGGCTTGCACTAAATTTAAATGGTCACTGGCAGCTTGGTAGTCAGCTTCTAATTCTGTAGATGCCCCATTTTGCTCATTCAATTCACGCGCCATTTCGACGCTACGAACTTGTTCAACACGTAATTGTTTACGGCTAGCTAATAGCTCATTGCGCGCAGCCAGTGCTGCATCAAGGTGAATGCGTCTTTCATTGGAATGGCGCATATAATCCGCAGAAACATAATCAGTCGCCTGGCTAATCAAATGTTTGAATAAGTCGCGGTCTGATTGAGTGACACGAATGGCTTCTAATGTTAAACGGTTTTCACGCAGAGCCGCTTCCATATCTTGGAATGCTTTACGTACCCCACTGTTTTCTGGCAACAAATAATCACGTAATGAGCGAGTAATGGCACTAGAAATACCGCCATATAGTGACGCTTCAATCAGTCGATAATATTTGCTTCGGTCACTCGCAGAACGTAAGCGTTTCGGTAACACGCCTAATTCAAACAGTGTCGAGTGGTAATCGGTAATTGAGCTAAACTGCTTAAACAAAACGCCTTCCTGTTCTTCAAGACGTTCTTTTAGCTCATTGAGTGGGATCACTTTTGCTTGGCGGCCATCGATAACTTCCGTCAATATTTCCGTTGGAACTGTCGCTAATGGAATGCCTTGTACCATAAATGGCTTAATATCGACTTTTTTATCGCGCCCTGCGACTTGCTGTAAACGCACCCCCACCATGACGCGCTGATGCTTCGAATTTAACACATCCAAAATAGCGTAACAGACACCAGGACGTAACTTACCATGCAAGCCTTTATCACGAGAACCTGAGGTCGCGCCGGCTTCCGTTGTGTTACGGAAGTGAAGTAAGGTTAAATCTGGGATCATCGCGGTAATAAATGCCGCCATGGTTGTTGATTTACCCGCACCATTACCACCCGATAACGTGGTCACTAATTCATCAAGGTCAAAAGTTCGGGCAAAAAAACCGTTCCAATTCACCAGCGTCAGTGAGCGAAATTTTCCGCGTTCAATCATTATTCTTCATCCTCATCACTTTCTGCCGGTTCTTGACTCTCTTCGCCATCCTCTTCATCACTATCTTTTAGTGATAATTCACCGTCAAGAGAGATAGCTTCACCATCACGGATCATCCGTAACTGTGCATCTTGTGGGTTATCGCCACTGCGCACATCGGCGCCAAAACGGAATACAGATTCACTAATAATAAATTTACTCGAATCATTTTGCAGAAAATGCACCATTCCCAAGCGACGTAAACGATTGAGTGATGTTCTTAATTTTTCCTGCAATTTTTGTTTATCTAGGTCAGAGCCTGTCGAACGTTGATTAACAAATTTAAGTAGTTTGCTTTCATCCGCTAATGATAATAATTCTTCAAATAACTCTTGTGAGGTAAAAATACCTTGGTTACTCAAGCGTTCAGGGCTGAGATAGAGATAACAAAGAATTTTCCCAACCATCATATCTAATTCAGATAACACAGAGCGAGGTATTAAGGTTGTTGATCGCGGACGTAAATAGAAGAACCCCTCAGGGGCACGAATTAATTCTACGTTATATCGTGCATAAAATTGTTCTAATGCTTCCTGAAAATCCATTAAAAATGCGTGGTTATCAAGGTCATCAACACTAATATGGCGACCTGAACGCAATTGGCTGTCTAGCTCTGGAAAAATCGGGTTAGCTAATGCTTGAGCCAGTTTAACTGGCATAAATTGTTCAATATTTGTCGATGACATGTGCCTGTACCTTGGCTCCGTGATCATTAATAGCTTGCCATTCTGCCGGTAATCCCGCCAAATCAGCCTCTGCGATACCTAATTTAACAGCTTGGTCGATAATAATTCGAGCAACATCAAAATGACGTTTTTGTGGATATTGCAGTAAGTACTCATGCAACACACGGCCAACATCGAGCGGCCGTTGCTCTGCTTTATAAATAGCTAACTCAACTTCCATTAGCTCAGCAAGCTTGTCATTTAATTCACTAAACTCTTCAAACTCAAGCTCTGGTGGTAATTCACCCATGACCTCTTCATCATGCAACGCGAGCTCTTCATCACGCATATCGAATAACCGATCCGCATTAGCGTAAGTGAGTGCCCAAGGGCTATCAAGGTAGTGCTGAACAGATTGACGTAACCGCTGAGAAAATATTCTATTTTTATCCATATCGATAGCTGTACGGATAAACTTATGAACATGACGGTCATAACCAATCCATAAATCGATAGATTGTTGACCCCAGCTAACAATACGGTCTAATTTATTTTGCAGGTCAAAAACCAACCTATCCACTAAGTCAGAGAACGCCGGCGCATTCATATTAGCTTCTTGAATACGTAATAAATTCGCTTGCAGTTTATCCCCTGCGGCTTCCAATGTGTCTTGCAACTCACGCAATGTACCTGATGTTTCTGATAATAATTGCTCACAGTTAGCAATAGCTGCCTGCCAGTCTTGATTTAATAATGCGGCAATATCTTCTTTTACTGAATTTTGCTGTTCATCCATAATACGTTGGGATAAATCAATACTGTCAAAAATTTCAGCAACTGAATATTTTAGTGGGGCAAACACGTAACGATGCCAATAAAATTCATCACCACCTTCCTCTGCGGCTTCAGCGGCACGTTGCAGCTCTCCTGCAACAATAGAAAGTTGCATGGAAAGTCTTAATGTTGAGAACTCTCTCTGACGAATATAATAATCGCTGATGCCAATCCCCAAAGGGGTTAACCGGTAAATTGCATTACCTTCAACAATGTCACTGGCAAAACGGTTAAAAATCTTCTGGCGAACCATATCATTGATGGCATTATTGGCCCTTACTGCCAATGATTCAGTTGTCTGCTCAAACCCTTTGCAAACTTCACGAAAGGCATCAACCAGTTCCCCTTCACTCATTTCACCATTGACTCTTTCACTATTTAATACCGCCACCGCAAGCAAAAATGCTAAACGTTCTGCGGGAAGTGAAATCGAAAGATCATTTTTTCGTGCCCAAGACACAAGTTCAGGGACGGTCTGGGAAAAATCACTCATAAATCGTCCTTTTGTATTTGTTTGCGTGCCATGACATGAACATAACGCCCCATGCTAATATAGGGTTCTTCACGGCAATACTGCTGTTCTAATGCCAACAATGCCGGAAAATCTTTTTGCTGTAACTGCCGACTTTGTAAATAGTCATGGAATACCCTGACACCACTTTTACCGATGATTTGCATATTACACTCGCCCAACCAAGCATCAACCTGATGAGGAAAAAGCGGGTTTTGTGGTGATAACGAGCGTTTACGACGACGTTGAATATGTGGCGTTGCAAGATGAAAATTTCCTAAAATTGCATTACGCATCACCAGACCATTTGCATTATAGAACATGACAGAAAATACGCCTTCTGGTCTAATTATATCTACCAGTTGTTCAATTGCATATTTTTGATCGCTAATCCATTCAAGTACCGCATGAAATAAAACAAGGTCAACAGGTTCATCAATGTATTGTGCAACATCTTGCACCGCACAATGCACAAAACGCATGTTATCGCTAATACCTTGTTCCTTGGCAAGCTCACTACCTCGTTCCAACATCTCTTCAGATAAATCGCAAAGTATCACCTGATGCCCCATTTCGGCGAGTTTGCGTGAAAAGTGTCCTTCACCACCACCTGCATCAAGTATTTTTAGAGTTTTACCCTCAAATTGGCTGCTTAATAATTGAGTTAAATCTTGCCAAACTACCGCTTCTCGTATTTTTCCTTTTGTCGTTCCGTAGATATTTTTTGCAAATTTATCGACAATATCATCAAAGTTGCGGTCTGCCATGTGCTATCCGGTTGCCTATCATCTATTATTTAAAGCGGTTTATGAGCCAATTTGTCGCGAAAAAACGTAAAATGGTTGATTACATCCTGATATTGAGAAAATTAACTCTAACCAGAAATATTCTCATATTGCAGCGTATTTATCACATACAATGCGAGGCGACTGTTAAAACAGGAATTATAACAGATAATAGCTATATTTTTGCATAGTACTTCATTGTGCTCAGCAAATTTCAGTTTGCTACTATTAAACACTATTCTGTTATTTTCCCTCTAATTTCGCTGCGTTATTGCATATTTTTCCGTAGATTCTGCCACAATGATTAATCGATAACCCTTAAAAATAGGCTTAGTTATGTTATTTATCTTAAAAAAATATATTGGTTCTCTATTGATGCCATTACCATTATTACTCATCATCGGGTTTATCGGATTGCTTTTGCTTTGGTTTACACGCTGGCAGCGTTGTGGAAAGGCGTTTACTACCCTAAGTTTAGTTTTAATAACTCTGTTGGGGTTACAACCTGTTTCAGATACTTTACTTGCCCCAGCAGAAAAACAATTCAATAAGCGCTATGAATTAATTACTGAGAATCCACCTCAAGATGTACGTTATATTGTTGTTCTCGGTGGCGGTTTTACGTATAACCCTGATTGGAGTCCAAGTTCCAATCTGTTGAATAATAGCCTACCTAGAGTGACTGAAGGTGTTCGTCTTTACCTTAAACACCCTGGTAGTAAACTAATTTTCACTGGCGGTAAAGCGAGTAGTCCTATCAGCAGTGCCGAAGTTGCTGCACAAGTTGCTCAATCCTTGGGTGTCCCCGCACAAGATACTATTCCACTCACTGAACCCAAAGATACACAAGAGGAAGCTTATGAAGTTGAAAAAATCATTGGGAAATCTCCTTTTTTATTAGTAACTTCTGCTAACCATTTACCTCGAGCGATGACTATGTTTACTCAACGAGGAATGAACCCTTTCCCTGCCCCCGCAAATCAGTTGGTTATCACGAGTGAAATTAATCCATGGGAGAAATATATCCCTTCCTCTTATTTCTTTGGCCATAGTGAACGTGCTTGGTATGAATTTCTTGGTACGCTTTGGTGGCATTTAAAACCCAATAATACACAGACGTTAGAAGAGCAACTTGCTACGCCTGAGTCAGTTACCGCTGAATAGTAGCAAAAAAGGTGTAATCTATTGAGATTACACCTTTTGTTTAGCTAAATCGCATATTGGCTATTTGAGCTATTAGGAAAATGTGGGCTACTGAATAAATTGACTTCTAACGAGTTCAAGATCTTCAGGGGTATCAACACCAGCACCTGGCGTAGTTTTCGCGACATCCACATGAATTTTCTCGCCATACCAAAGCACCCTAAGTTGCTCTAGCATTTCGATTTTCTCTAATGGGCTTGCTTCCCACTTAATATAACGACGAATAAACCCTGCTCGATAAGCGTATATACCAATGTGACGCAAAAAGGTATCCCCTATTACATCATGGCTTTTCGCAAAGTTGTCTCTATCCCAAGGAATAGTTGCCCGAGAAAAATACAATGCATAACCTTCGTGATCAGTAACAACCTTGACAGTATTTGGATTAAACGCTTCATGAGCATCATTAATAGGTACAGCTAGCGTCCCCATTTCAGCTTTACTCCCCTGAAGATTACGAGCAACTTGGCTGATAATCTCAGGTGGAATTAAAGGTTCATCACCTTGCACATTCACAATGATTTCATCGTCAGAAAAAGCATAGGTATCAATAACTTCAGCTAGTCTTTCTGTCCCAGACTGATGATTTGGGTTAGTCATACAAGCTTCACCACCTGCTTCAATCACCGCTTTAGCAACATCAGAGTGATCTGTCGCAACTATCACTCGGCTAGCCCCCGATTTAACAGCTTGCTCCATTACTCGAACAACCATTGGCTTGCCATGGATATCAGCCAAAGGTTTACCTGGTAAGCGTGTTGAGGCATAACGAGCAGGAATAATAACCGTAAACATGAGGATTACTGACCTTCATCTAATGAAACGGGGCGCGCTTCATTTTCTAGTAATACAGGGATGCCGTCACGAATTGGATAGGCTAAATGATCAAACTTACAGATAAGTTCGAGGTTTTCTTTGTTATAACTTAATTTGCCGTGACATACAGGACAGGCAACGATTTCAAGTAAACGGTGATCCATGTTTTCTCCCGAATGGATTTTAACTCACTTGAAGTCAGGATATCACATGCAGATATCACCGTTAACTTTAATCTTCCTGAATAAGATCTCCTGCGAGAGATGAGAGGATAAAAGCAGGAGAAATTGTTCTGTTTATTATCTAATAAGCAATAACGTCAGCTGCCGTTATGCCATCCGAATTACGAGTAACAGAGAACTCAACGTTTTGACCTTCGAATAATGATTTGATTTTTTTATTAGCAATTGACTTTGTTGTCACAAATACATCATCACCACCATTGAATGGTGAAATAAAACCGTAACCTTCTTTTGCGTCAAACCATTTAACTCGACCCATATGTAATTGAAAATTCATATTAAAACTCCTTTTGTTCTGAGAACAATATTTTTTTTATCTTTGTATCATTACTCTTTCTTGCTTCCCATTTATAAAATGCCGATCTATTAATACATCAAAGAGTAATTAAACTTTACCAATTCATGCGCACAAATCATTGCGCATATTTTATAACGCCCATATATATAGATTTCAGACACCGCTAATCTACTGCGAAGTTAACAGTCTATTTTGACATTATGATGACAAAACGCAGTGACAGCGACTTTACAATGTAGATTACGCGAGGATATGAAGACTAACTAAAGAACGGAGCGTGAAATTTAAGCTAGTATAAAATCCAATTATCAATGTATTGTATCTAGATACATAATAAGTAGATCTATATCACATTGGAGATATTATTATCACAGAGGAACGTTATAGACAAGTTTTTTTGTTATTTGTGATAAGTTTTCTTATTCCGCTTAAGATTTTTTCAGCGTCAATCGGCTGCAATTGTGCTTGTACTGGAAGGAACCACCAATTTGGTTGTGCAAAAGCACGGCATTTCACCGCGTCTTTTTCGGTCATTAATAAGTTTTGCTCATTTTTAACTAACGGTGAAAGCTGTTTTAATTCATACGATTGGTGATCAGCAAAAGCATGAGTGTTAATAACTTCGACCCCTTTGTTTTCTAATGAGGTAAAAAAACGAGGAGGATGACCAATACCTGCTATTGCGACAACCGCAGGTAATTGTGTAACTGCACGTTTTTCACCAGTCACCAAGTTATAAGCAACATCGCCTTCAAGGGCCATTACGGCTTCATTTTCTTGAGCTTCACCACCGTTAACAATGACAGCATTAACACGCTTTAAACGCCCAGCCCTTTCACGCATAGGCCCTGCGGGTAGCCACCAACCATTACCAAAACGACGCTGGCCATCAATAACGACAATCTCGTAGTCACGTTGCAATGCATAGTGCTGCAACCCATCATCAGTAATAATCACATCTAATGGGAATTTTTCCAATAACGCTTTAACTGCATCACTGCGCTTAGGCGCAACAGCCACGGGGGATTTAGTACGATGAAAAATTAGTATGGGTTCATCCCCAGCAACTTCAGTTTTCGTCGTTTCATCGAGTATCAGCGGGTACTTTTCAGCTTTACCGCCATACCCTCGAGAAACAACCCCCACGCGGTAGCCTTCTTTGGTGAGTGATTCCACTAACCAGATAACAACAGGGGTTTTACCATTTCCCCCCGCTGTCAGGTTTCCCACCACTACCACTGGAATTGGCGCTTTCCATGAACGTTTCAGCCCGATTTTATAAGCTATATCCCTAATTACCGTTACCAACCCATAAAGGAAAGATAACGGCAGCAATAAAAGATACAGCCATGACTTGCCAGACCAAATGCGTTCTATCATTGTTTAAACTGAATGCTATGTAACTGTGAATATGCGCCATCTTGAGCTAATAGCGATTTATGGTCACCACGCTCAATGATTCGGCCATCTTGTACAACTAATATCTCATCTGCATTTTCTATCGTCGATAACCTGTGTGCAATGACCAAAGATGTTCTATTTTTCTGTAACTCATCAAGGGCAGCTTGAATAGCACGTTCAGACTCTGTATCTAGCGCGGATGTCGCCTCATCAAGAATAAGAATTGGGGCATCACGTAGCAGTGCTCGAGCAATCGCTATTCTTTGACGTTGTCCGCCAGAAAGCATAACACCATTTTCACCAATAACCGTATCCAAGCCTTTTTCAAGTTTAGCAATAAAATCCATTGCATAAGCCATTTCTGCAGCTTTCTCTATTTGCTCACGGCTGTAGCTGCCGTCTGTTGCATAGGCAATATTATTGGCTATCGTATCGTTAAATAGATAAACATGCTGAGAAACTAACGCGACTTGACTACGTAATGAAGATAACGTGTATTCACGAATGTCATGCCCATCAATTTGAATAGACCCCTCGTCGATATCATAAAAACGTGTAATCAAATTTGCAATTGTGGACTTACCTGAACCTGATCGCCCAACTAGAGCAACTGATTTTCCTGCTGGCAAAGTAAACGAAACATCGTCTAACGCAGGATGCTCTTTGGTTGCATAGGTAAAGGTAACATGTTCAAATTTAATATCTCCTTTAACCTCTTTAAGTACTTTATTTCCGTTATCTTTTTCTTGTTCGGAATCTAAGATAGCAAATAAAGTTTGGCAAGCCGCCATACCACGCTGGAATTGTGAGTTAACGTTAGTTAATGATTTTAAAGGACGCATCAGTGCAAACATTGATGAAAAAACAACTGCAATTGTACCCGATGTTAATTCATCACGAATTTCAGGAAAACTCGCTGCATAAAGGACAAATGCTAGTGCAAATGATGCAATTAACTGAACAATAGGGTCTGAAATTGCTGAAGCGGTTACCATTTTCATATTTTGGCGGCGCATGTTGTTACTGACTTTATTAAAGCGTTCAGTCTCAACTTTCTGTCCCCCAAAAATTAAAACTTCTTTATGGCCTTTTAACATCTGTTCAGCACTTGCCGTCACATGCCCCATTCCGGTTTGCATGTTTTTACTAATCTTACGAAAACGTTTAGAGACGATACGAATAGTGACTGATACAATCGGGGCAATTACGATTAAAATAAGAGAAAGTTGCCAGCTATAATAAAACATCATCGCAAACAACCCGATGATATAAGCACTTTCACGAATAATTGTAATTAATGCTCCAGAAGAAGAAGATGCAACTTGTTCTGAATCATAGGTAATTCTAGATAATAGTGTTCCTGTCGATTGCTGGTCAAAAAAACTAACAGGCATTCCCATCATATGACCAAATAATTTACGCCGCATGTTCATCACGACTTTACCTGCAACCCAGGAAACACAATAGGTTGAAACAAAGCTAGACCCACCACGAACAACCATTAAACCTAACACCGCAAGCGGAAGCCATTTTAAAACGTCATTATCTGCTTTATCAAAGCCCTCATCCAATAAAGGTTTTAATAAAGAAATCATAAACGCGTCACCCGCTGCGTTTATGATAAGTGCTATTGCTGCAACGATTAAACCCGCTTTAAAAGGCGCAATTATCGGCCACAAGCGACGAAAAGTTTGTTTTGTCGAAAGGTCTTTATCATTCATACTTTTAATTACCAGACTTAATGTAAGCGCACTATTCTACTCGGGAAATAGCGGTAAGCCAAACCACAGATGATACCAGCGGGGCTGAATTTCATAGCGATAACGTGAAATTTTAATTTTTTCCTTTTTAAACCATATAGTTAACTGGCCATCTTCCGCTGTATTTAACCATTTAATATTATTATTTTTATACCGAAAATAGACTTTTGGCGATGGAATTTTCCATGCACTATACCTTGCTGATGAGACTACCACCATTGAAGGTTGAACATTTCTTAATAATAAATCAGTTGATGACGTGCTGCTTCCATGATGAGGAGCGAAAAGAAGAGTCGAACGTAACCGATTCTTGTACATTGCGACCAGTGATTTTTCCCCTTGTTTTTCGATATCTCCTGTTAATAAAATTTTATGAAACCCATCCGTTAATTGAATAACACAAGAATCATCATTATGTGATATTGGTGCTAGCTTTTCAGGCCATAATACTTCAAAAGTTAATATCCCCCACTGCCATTTTTGGCCTTTAAAACACGGAAGGTGTTCCATACTTTTTATATTATTAGTTTTTTCCCTATTTACCGACGTTTTTTGTGGGCCAAAGCTACTTCTTACACTTAGCCATGGATATTGCTGGATTAAATAATTTGCGCCACCAGTATGGTCTAAATGATTATGGCTTAAAATGACTCCAATTGGGGTTATATCGTGATATTTAAGGAAAGGAATAATTTGACGCTGTGCATTGCTATCCCCTTTCCATACATTACCTGTATCATAGAGTAACGCTAAATTGTTTTGTTCTATCACAACAGCCAAACCATGCCCGATGTCTAATACCGTCATTCTCCAACCTTCTTTGGATTGTTTACCGCTCCCCTTTTCTAAGAAAATTGAAATAACTACACAGCTAATAAGCCCGAAATAGCGCTTGTACCACTTAAATAAAACGACAATGATACTTAACCAACATATTAAAAATAAATAATAGGGAACATTGATAAATTCTGACCAAAAAGTACTGAAATAAGGTAATGGTTTTAGCCCTATATCTATAACCCTATCTATCGTATATAAAATAGGTTGCTGAACCACTTTTATTGGTACTAAAAACAAGAGCAAAATAGCAGGAACAACACACCAAGAAACTAACGGGACAAACCAGATATTTGCCACTAACCCCATTACATTAATACCATTAAATAGACTAAGTTGCATTGGGATCAGTAAGACTAGTAAGCCAATTTGTAAATGGGTTAACCCTATAATTTTCCCCTTTACACCTTTAGATAAATGATATGGTAGTGGAAATATGGTTAACCAATAAAGAATGGCTAGCACAGCGAAACTAGATAACCAAAAACTATCTGACAAAATAGCTAATGGGTCTAATAATAATATTCCTGCGATACTCCACAGTGCCCATTGCCAAGCAAAATACCTTGCAGGCTTATTTCTGATATATACCCATAATAGTAGGGCAAATAATGCTCGAGTCGCAGGGATAGCAAAGCCAGAGATCCATGCATAAAAAATTGCTAGCCCTATACCAATTACTACTGGTAGTGTTTCATTGACATACTTTATTGGTAAAAAATATTGAATCCCTCGAGTGATAAGAAAGCCAAACAAGTAAGCTAACCCAATATGCAAGCCTGATATAGCCATTAAATGTGTCAAACCTGTTCTCTGTAGTAAATATGTTTGTTCTACTGCCAACAAACTTCTATCTCCAAACATTAGTCCATAAATAATCCCTTTATTAGATAATGAATTAATTAGCTCCATATAATTATGGATAACTTTTTGTCTTACAGAACAATCCTTTTTTAATAATTTT includes these proteins:
- a CDS encoding DNA internalization-related competence protein ComEC/Rec2, with the translated sequence MTLASIALILGTLPLLFIPEIIMLSELLFIVLFMVLLIMLFLLGKLGKFLALTIMFFLWANWHGINIINHINYLSTKNNDINIVIVGISLSDKEQKIKVRIDKINNRIVFPPLYATWKTKETVCAGQLWRINGTVKPLHSSLNEGGFNLQRYYLANRIIGVLKSKKIKLLKKDCSVRQKVIHNYMELINSLSNKGIIYGLMFGDRSLLAVEQTYLLQRTGLTHLMAISGLHIGLAYLFGFLITRGIQYFLPIKYVNETLPVVIGIGLAIFYAWISGFAIPATRALFALLLWVYIRNKPARYFAWQWALWSIAGILLLDPLAILSDSFWLSSFAVLAILYWLTIFPLPYHLSKGVKGKIIGLTHLQIGLLVLLIPMQLSLFNGINVMGLVANIWFVPLVSWCVVPAILLLFLVPIKVVQQPILYTIDRVIDIGLKPLPYFSTFWSEFINVPYYLFLICWLSIIVVLFKWYKRYFGLISCVVISIFLEKGSGKQSKEGWRMTVLDIGHGLAVVIEQNNLALLYDTGNVWKGDSNAQRQIIPFLKYHDITPIGVILSHNHLDHTGGANYLIQQYPWLSVRSSFGPQKTSVNREKTNNIKSMEHLPCFKGQKWQWGILTFEVLWPEKLAPISHNDDSCVIQLTDGFHKILLTGDIEKQGEKSLVAMYKNRLRSTLLFAPHHGSSTSSTDLLLRNVQPSMVVVSSARYSAWKIPSPKVYFRYKNNNIKWLNTAEDGQLTIWFKKEKIKISRYRYEIQPRWYHLWFGLPLFPE